Below is a genomic region from Zea mays cultivar B73 chromosome 9, Zm-B73-REFERENCE-NAM-5.0, whole genome shotgun sequence.
TTGCGAGGAGAGATGGCTTGTGGATTGGCATTGTGTTTTTTTATACTTCCTTTATTTCAAAATAGTATTCGTTTTAGCTTttaatttttatgtctatattcaaatgaatgatgataaatctagacacatatataaaacacatacatcaagTATTGTATTAATCCATTAATTACCTAGTCCATTAATTATCTAAACGGACTTTAATTTGGTACAAAGTGAGTAGTTTTACGCTTTTGTTGGAACTAGATTGTTATGCATGTCGTTGTTCATTTTGCAACTATGAAAATTGGTGTTTTTCACTGGTGATAAGATACACCTAATTGGTTAGATGCCTTGTACAAAATAGTCATCGATGACCTACACAGATATTTTTAGTGGTGTTAATCTTTTTGTTTTTTTAAGGAAAACAAACCTCGGCCTACTCGATTCATGGTTTTGGTGTTTAATGGTAAGCATAATTATTTGGATTAATGTGTTTGCTAGCATTTATATTTATAGTTCAAATGATGCAGCGTGAACTTGGATGAAGGTGATAAGAAGACCAACACCTCAAAACAAGTTGACAAGATATTAGAAAACTTATTGAAGACATATCAAGATAACGCAAGAGTACAACACACAATATAAAAGAAGCCTAAGAGAAGAAACGCGAAGAATTCATCACATCAGAGGGCATATTATGGCTGAACCGAGGACTGGACCGAATAGGACACACTGAGAGATACTTTAGAGTATATATGTTCATAGAAATGAGTATGCTGGTATATATATATTTACAGTTTTACTTGATTCAAAAAGAAGATTTAAAAAACTACTCTCTTTATTCTAAATTCTAAAttgtttttttccttttctaGATATAGTTTATTATATAGATTATGTTCAAATATATAATAgatagaaaaatataaaaaaaggGTCAAATCACTTAGGTTCCCTTTCCACTTATTTTACAGTGGCGGCTTATTTGGTGGTAATCCAAGGTATACTAGTATACTAGCCACCACTCTAGCTGTGACAAAAAAACATTTTTACCGCTCTTGGAGATTTGAACAAATTGGCAACAGTAACTGATCTACTCCAGATTGCCCGCAGAAATAAGTGTTTCATCACATCAGGTTTGGAGTATCAATTTCCATGGTGGTGTTGATTTCCCGCAGAACTGTTCCAGATTGCAACGTTCTTCAGGGCATGGTGATTGCCCATGGATCCAAACCAGCCTTGTTTGAAAGAAGGGGATTGTGGAGGGGGGTAAAAACTCAACACACGGGTAACGGCACCAATTATCAGGACACATCTCTCCACTtccattttggagtggaaacccccctaGAAATAAGTGTTTCAGGTTTTTACAGCGTCGTCATGGCAAACACACACATGCTTTCCATCACAACTCTCCTCTACATACAATTGCTAATCGGAAGAATATGAACGCTACCGTGGCCAGTGGCCATCAGAGAAAAAATTACAGCTGATTGATCTTTAAGAACGGGAGTGGCGGCGCCAAAGGTGAGCAACGCGGGCTCACGTTAAAAAGGCAGATCGAGGCTCCCACGTAAATGAGGTATGAGAAAGAGATAAACAGATGCAAATCTTCCTCCCTAAATGCGAAGAGGCTGGTTTGAAAACCCACAACTCAACACTGCGCCAGATCTGCCCCTCGTTGTTGAAGAAAAACTGCCCTGGTGTTATATCTTGTACAAATCCTCATCAGGAGGGTCCCTTATGCTTCCATCTGGGGATGCGACTGCCTCCAGGCCGAGCTGGTGTCCATCAGAGTCCGGTGACGGGATGTACATCTTGCACTCCAACGATGGCTCGCTCTTGCTCCGGCCATTCCCAGGCCGCGTCCGCCTGCTCTGGGGGACTGGCTTTCCGTTCATGGGCGGCATCGCGGCGCTCTTTACTGCCGGTTCCTGCTTGGCCTTCTCCAGCTCAACTCTGTCTGCAGGCTCCTTGGGGACCTCATAGAGCGTCACGGCACCTGTGATGCTGTTCTGGAGGAGTATGTCTTGGCATTCAGGCATGTTCTGCACGGCCTCAAAGGTCTCGACGACTTGGCTCATGGTTGGTCGTCCCTTGGGGTTCTGGCTCAGGCAGCGGTATGCAAGGCTTGCCACCTCAGTGGCAGCCTTGGTGGAGTATTGCCCTTCCATTCTCGGATCGATTATTCGGAACAGCTTCCTGTTATGGACGAGGAGGGGCCGTGCCCAGTCAACTAGGTTATGCTCACGGCTTGGCCGGCTCTTGTCCACAGCCCTTCTTCCGATAATCATCTCTAGAAGCACCACTCCGAAGCCATAAACATCACTTCGTGCCGTCAGATGGCCTGCGTCAAGTTAAATGGTGATTTGAGGATTAAAATATTTGGACCAAGTCAAGTAACATGAGTGTCTATTCATTCTTGGGGACAAGCTCATTTTTATCCTCAAATCGTTGGCTTGACGATAGGAAACCCTTGCTTACCAGTCATGACATATTCTGGAGCTGCGTATCCATAAGTTCCCATGACCCGAGTTGACACATGGGTTTGGTCT
It encodes:
- the LOC100382475 gene encoding putative protein kinase superfamily protein yields the protein MGGCLSQEEHRLQSRPAEAAGADGLRKSKSDSKAVASVLAPPKDVVDLQVEGYGNVNIFTYDELRAATKNFRPDQILGEGGFGVVYKGVIDENVRAGFPSRQVAVKELNPEGFQGDKEWLAEVNYLGQLSHPNLVELIGYCCEGSHRLLVYEYMACGSLEKHLFRRVCLNMPWSTRMKIALGAARGLEYLHGAERSIIYRDFKTSNILLDADYNAKLSDFGLARTGPSGDQTHVSTRVMGTYGYAAPEYVMTGHLTARSDVYGFGVVLLEMIIGRRAVDKSRPSREHNLVDWARPLLVHNRKLFRIIDPRMEGQYSTKAATEVASLAYRCLSQNPKGRPTMSQVVETFEAVQNMPECQDILLQNSITGAVTLYEVPKEPADRVELEKAKQEPAVKSAAMPPMNGKPVPQSRRTRPGNGRSKSEPSLECKMYIPSPDSDGHQLGLEAVASPDGSIRDPPDEDLYKI